A single window of Sphingobacterium sp. ML3W DNA harbors:
- a CDS encoding IS4 family transposase: MVNLNVFSQILSLIDRELFKVLVAKHKSDKHCKGINSWTHLASMLFCHFSSADSVRDISNGLRSTTGNLNHLGVGRAPSKSNISYINKHRTHELFKDLYFSLLDKLWQKDTHLRKDLTQLKRKVYLMDASIIPLCLSVFDWAKFRSTKGAVKLHTVLDYDGCLPVFMQITDGKVHESQRAGSYSFSKGSVVVVDRGYVDYNWLGDLDSRGCYFVTRSKTNMKYNVIKSYQSEALLEKGIIKDEIIELSGPSADRYNSKPLRLIHFWDSSTDNQYHFLTNNIQWKASLVANIYKQRWQIEIFFKHLKQRLKISSFVGTSENAVMIQIWTSLIGILLLKYLQKKAKYDWNLSNLVGFIRMNIFVKINIWQWIDDPFIRPPVKGKNGQLQIFSD; encoded by the coding sequence ATGGTAAATTTAAACGTTTTTAGTCAGATTTTATCACTTATCGACCGCGAATTATTCAAGGTTTTGGTTGCTAAGCACAAGAGTGACAAACATTGTAAAGGGATCAACAGCTGGACGCATCTTGCTAGCATGTTGTTTTGCCATTTTTCTTCTGCAGATTCAGTTCGTGATATCAGTAATGGCTTACGTAGTACGACTGGTAATTTGAACCATTTAGGTGTTGGTAGAGCACCCAGCAAGTCCAATATTTCCTATATCAACAAGCACCGCACCCATGAACTCTTTAAAGATCTGTACTTTTCGCTATTAGATAAGCTATGGCAAAAGGATACCCATTTGCGCAAAGATCTAACGCAATTAAAGCGCAAGGTTTATCTGATGGATGCCAGTATCATCCCTTTATGTTTATCTGTATTTGACTGGGCTAAATTTAGAAGCACCAAAGGTGCTGTAAAACTGCACACTGTGCTGGATTATGATGGATGTCTTCCTGTTTTCATGCAGATTACAGACGGGAAAGTTCATGAAAGCCAGCGTGCGGGTAGCTATAGTTTTTCCAAAGGAAGCGTTGTAGTGGTGGATAGAGGTTATGTGGATTACAACTGGCTCGGGGATTTGGACAGCAGAGGTTGTTATTTTGTTACCAGGAGTAAAACTAACATGAAGTACAACGTTATCAAGTCATACCAGAGTGAAGCACTCCTTGAAAAGGGAATCATTAAAGATGAGATCATTGAGCTTTCTGGTCCATCAGCAGATAGATACAACTCTAAACCATTACGCTTGATTCACTTTTGGGACAGCAGCACAGACAACCAGTACCACTTTCTGACAAATAATATCCAATGGAAGGCATCACTAGTAGCTAACATTTATAAACAGCGATGGCAGATCGAGATTTTCTTCAAGCATCTGAAGCAACGCTTAAAAATATCATCTTTTGTGGGTACTTCTGAAAATGCGGTCATGATCCAAATATGGACTTCGTTGATTGGAATATTACTGCTCAAATACCTTCAGAAGAAGGCTAAATACGATTGGAATCTGTCTAACTTGGTCGGGTTTATCAGGATGAATATATTCGTGAAAATAAATATATGGCAATGGATAGATGATCCTTTTATCAGGCCACCAGTTAAGGGTAAAAATGGACAGCTACAGATATTCTCAGACTAA